The nucleotide sequence CATAATATAAATGCAGCCTTAAGCAAAACTGAACATCAATGGGTTGTTTTCATTGAGTCACTTTACATTTTCCTGACTAATTTGTCATCTGTTTCAAACGTATAAAAGCATACGTTTTATAATGCAGACTAAGACCTATTGCTGAAAATGACAGAACCATTTGGATGTTGTGAGTTTTCTCCTGTACAGGCTGTACTGTAGTGTCATTGATGTTTAATACACGTGCATGGTGTTGTGCTGACaggaatatatacagtatagaatAACATCCCATCCCCATCCTAAGaattatacatttttgggggcATTTGCCCAAAAAATCTGTAAGAAGGAAGTTGCATGTCTATACTCTAGCAGCTTATAAGTGCATACATTTCCAGTTCAATGTGGGAGGCTGTCATTAAGGTCTTTTAACATGAGTATCTCCCATAGGCAGCTGTTTCACGCCTTATGAAGGGcacccttgtcacgccctgaccttagagatcctgtttgtaacgggtgtctagatcttcctcctcctcggacgaggagaggagagaaggatcggaggaccaaaatgcagcgggttgtgaatacataatgaatttattgacaagacgaaaacgaacacgaactacacttgaaatgatacaaaataacaaaRgacgtagactgacctaaacatgagaacttacatagacacgaagaacgcacgaacaggaacagactacatataaacgaacgaaccgaaacagtcccgtgtggtacatagacacagacacggaagacaatcacccacaaacaaacagtgtgaacagccaacctatatatggttctcaatcagaggaaaacgtcaaacacctgtctctgattgagaaccatataaggctaattacaagtgacctaaacatagaaacacaaaacataaaatgcccaccccaactcacgccctgaccaactaaacacatacaaaactaacagaaaacaggtcaggaacgtgacactgtttatgtctctattttggtttggtcagggtgtgagttggggtggatattctatattctattatttgtatttctatgttttcgccgggtagggttctcaatcagggacagctgtctatcgttttctctgattgagaaccatacttaggtaccccttttttccacctgtctttgtgggaagttgtctatGTTGTGggcactatagcctttagcttcacggttgttttcttgtttattgttttgttggtgtcatttatttaaataaaagaaaatgtacgctcaccacgctgcaccttggtctcctccctacgacggccgtgacaacccTGTTGCGCATGGAAAACCCAACTAGTTTTTGCTCAAAGAGGAATGAATTATTATGGTTCCTTATGATAACCCCACTCCGCATCATTGACATGAAGAGGGCCAAAAGCAGAATGAACAGTTATTTAAAGGGTATAGGACTTCATACACTTATAACCCATACATACCACATTCATAAGCAGTACATGAGTGTTTCATAACAACCACAAGACATCGAAAATGTCAACTTACttatacagcgccttcagaaaatattcatactccttgacttactccacattttattgtgttacagcctgaattcaaaatggattaaatatatatttttctctcaaacatttacacacaactctataatgtcaaagtgaaaacatgtttttagaatcttttgcaaatttattgaaactgatatacagaaatatctatttatataagtattcacacccctgagtcagggCGGCGGTAGACTCAGACTATACTGATCGTGCAGGGTAGTTGAAAGAGAAGGCAATTACCTTATTGTTCTGAGGACAAGGAGGGTGTAAGGACCAATAGTTGAGATTCTCAACCAACACTTACATCAGATGAGAACACAGAACATACTGCCTGTTGCTAGGAATCATCACATCTATTTACAGGTTGTTCTTGTTCCATCACCAGCTTCACACTTGCATGGCAACCTCACACATAGTCTGCTCTTGGAACTGATTTGAATTAAACCATTGGCTAATAAATAcgttccctcttcctctttttaCTACATCACTTGTGACAACAATGACACTGATGACACTGTGTGAAAGTTATATTGATTGACCTTTGACATGTAAGCTGCAAAGCACTGAGatagaagaaaagaaaaagaaaaaaactagatgtgtataagagaagagagagagagagagagagagagagagagagagagagagagagagaaagagaggcagtgaGCCTTTTGGCTCTGAGTCTGTTAAGTTTGTAactaattatttaaataaaggttcaataaaaaatgttaaataaaactaAGGCTCTGATTCCAATGCCTTGTTCCTGTTCATATTGACAGATGCCAACCCAGAACACTGGGATCCTGTGTGAAACAACTCCCACTTTCTCTCCATCATTCAGCGTTGGTCGGGAGAGAATGCCCACTCTCACTAGAATATTTACACTCTGTTTCAGTGTGCCATCATCAAAACAACAGTGCATAGAACTATTAAAAACACAATTTTAGTTTGAAGGATAACATGAAAATATGAACACTTAAGTGACACAAACAATTGGACAAAGCTCCCTCGGCTTTCCTGCTCGTCCCTGGTGTTTTGTGTCGCAACAATTGCAGAGGGACAGCTGAGCCCAAAACAGACCCAGACAATGGAGCTTGGACTCTCAGTTTCACTGTTAAAGGCTATTGCATTATGATGACTAACAATAAAACAGCACAGCGATGTCTGGATTTCCAACTCAATGTAGAAAAGGCTTGTATAAAAGGGTTGATAACTTTGTGTCTGTCAGTTGTGAGGGACACACTTTCTTTAATACAATGATCAGTCCACTTATAAACTTACTTCCTATCACATTTTTGCATAAGATGCTTGATGCAGATTTTTTACATGCACATGACAACATGCAAGTTGAACATCATCATGTACCATCATTGCATATGCATAGTTTATCTACTAGGGCTCTGTCAATCCTAATGGATAAAACCAAATCAGATTGAAATGAATTATACCTCCTGGATAGAACCAAATCAGGTTGAAATGAATTGTACCTCCTGGATAGAACCAAATCAGGTTGAAATGAATTATACCTGGATAGAACCAAATCAGgttgaaatgtattttacctCCTGGATAGAACCAAATCAGGTTGAAATGAATTCTACCTCCTGGATAGAACCAAATCAGGTTGAAATGAATTCTACCTCTTGGATAGAACCAAATCAGGTTGAAATGTATTCTACAATGAATTTCCACTTCAATGACAAATTAAACATCAACAGAAGACACTAATGTGTATAGAACAGTGtaaaaaatgtgtagaaatgtagGCTATGGTTGAGTAAGAGATAAGCTGTAGGGATTCCCCCTTCCCTCTAAGTCAAGATAAAAGCAAGAGCTTAACAAACAAGGTTTTGCAAATCTGCCTAGAATCCACTAGCGGGGCATTGAAAGTAAAGGCCTTAGGGTGAGCAGCATATTGTGTAGTATTATAAACCTGCCGTTGCATTTCTCCAGAGAGCTGTAGACTATTTTGGGAAAAAAACTAGGTTTGTCTGTCATATAAACCCTTCATTAAATATTATTGTAATTCACATGAATGTTACTGAACATTTTCAGATGGCTTCTTTCAGATGTGCATATCCCTGTAATAAACTTGCTATAACCATGTAATAACTTGGTTTGGCTCCACACTACAACGTAACCACAAAGATGTGTCAGTAGCCTACTGTGTCAGTAGCTTGCAAAACTAGATGGTTCAAGCTTATGCACTATTGAACAATGTAGGTTATTACATTCTCTACGTAGATGTTTATTCTGGTTGACAATGTGCCATCTCGTGGACATGATCCCTAATCACTGGTCTCTAATCACTATCACAAAAATAAGCCACCAAATATTCAGGCATTAGCTAATACTATTTCCAGATATGATTAATTCACACAATTACATAGCAACCATGCACGAGCGTCGCGCCCCTGCTTTGAGCCCTAATGGAAAagttactggagagagagagagagtgggtgagagcAGGATGTATCAGTCGCCATTACTGactgggatgagagagagaggagtgagcagGTCTCCGATTACACGCATAGCACcaattaaacaaaatatataaaaacaaacacatttggaATAGAAAGAGGATACACGGAACGTTCCCCGTGAATTGCAGTGCACGAGCCGTTGAAATATTTAATTTGCTGGAGTAAAATAATACACTTGGAATGCTACCTTTTTTCGTGGTCTCGGAGCTGGGAGCGACCATGTTAGGTAGGGGAATGCATTTGGAATGGACTGAATCGAGTTTCTTCATTAGCTACACCCTGGATAAAATTGTGTGTGTTAAataaattcaatgtttttttaattaaggATCAAGGGAGGTAACGAAATATTCCGGCAAGGTCATTCGTTTGTATTTTGCGCTGAGTGAAATGTATTATTGTTCGACCAGCTACCACTATTTTGCTATCTAACTAGGCAGTGTTAGCTACAGCTAGCTGGTGGGCTAAGCTCAGCCAGAGACTACTCTGGAAGCAAGCGATTTTAGCTTAGGCCCTTGAGTTGGCTATACATGTCATTCTTCCAACCAAATGCCATTGATGATGGGGTTATCATTGTCATAGTTTCTGATTACAATGGCATAGACAGACGTAACCTTTTATTGCATGGGTTATTATAATTGTAACCGTATGCAGATAAAGCAAACCACGTTTGCTAGCAACCTAATTGGAAGTGTGACAGTTTCACTTGCTGGACGTTTCTTGCTTGATAGTTCGCACGCAGTTAATGTTAGCTAAGCTAGGACAggtacattagctagctaactaatgaacCTCGGATTGTTGCAAGATGATAATTGTTACTGACAAGTTGTCCAGAGCAGCGTCGTGCTTTTGAATAACCTCTACATCTCGTGGTAGAGGATTGCTTTTGAGTTTTGATTGGTGTACCTCCCTGGCAATGACATTCTTGGTTGAATACCATTATCATTCATCAATGACTGGGGTTTAGAAGGGCGCACCGTTCAGAACGTAGCAGACTGGaaagaaatgtaaccacaggcAGGTACTACAATGGTTTGCTAGTGATGGGCTACCTTCTCACCTGGGCAGTAACGTTACTAGTCACACATCTCGATAATAACAAAAAATCCAGTAGTTATGCAATAGCTAAATTCCTCTTTAATACTAGAAGCGTGGGACCGGTgtaactacagtattataaatcGGACGTCAAAACTGGACTGTTTGCTTTGTAAGATGTCATGATGGGGTGTGTTGCATGATTCTTAGGTGACGAACATGCGAAGTGCAACAAATAGCCAGTATTGTTGTCAAAAGGTTCAATGATGACAGGTGCAATAGTTCTCTAGTAACATCTGCAACAAAAGTATTGCTGGAGTAAACTGAAATATAATCCATATTGAATGATGAGGAATAGTAGGTTTCTGGGATTTGATAAATAACTAAATTATGATCTTGTCTCTCTATGCTTTTTTCGTTATTTGTAGGTCACTGCCTCCAAGTCTGAAGTTGCATAACATTTTTTATCTTCTGCACAAATTTGATAAAATTAGTTTTTTAAAATGGAATGGctaatatctgtgtgtgtgggggggggggggattactcATGAAAAGAGTCACTGACACTGAACAAGGAACTTTTTTGTTACACTCCTACAGACAGTACAGGATTTATCAACATTTTTATTTGCAGGTtatcacattttttttgcaggTTAACCTCTGTTGTAGGTTATTGCCTCATATGGATGACAGTCTCTAGAGTGGAAATAGTCTACTGTAACTGTTCAGATTGTATCATTAGTCCTGTGGACTGTTTGCAAAAGTTgttcactataaagggaatagggtgccatttggtacgtagACCATATTAGGCCTATATGATCTGTTTTTTGTGTTCCTATGTATGTGTAGTTCAATTATACACTTTCTTTTTCAGGGAGGTCATAATAATGGAGAACCAGCTGCCCTATCCCAGCTCGAGGATCTAGGAGGATAGAGGGATTCACCACTAAAGGGAGAAAGCCATGAATGTGCACCACCACCCTATCTAACCAATTGGAGTGGAATGATAGCTGTGCTGGTAGAAACTTTTCTTGAAATTGATAAAGCAATGACAGGGGGAATATAATGGCCAAGAACAAGGAGGCACGCCCCCCAACATATGCTGTCAGTGTTGTTGGCCTCTcagggacagagaaggagaagggcAACTGTGGCGTGGGCAAGTCCTGCCTATGCAACAGATATGTGTGTTCCAACGCTGATGGCTACTACACTGAGCACACTTCTGTGTTGAGCACAATTGACTTTGGAGGTCGCGTGGTGAACAATGATCACTTCCTCTACTGGGGTGAAGTGCCACACCGAAGRGATGACGGGCTCGAGTGRAAAATTCAAATCATTGAACAAACYGAGTTCATTGATGATCAGACTTTCTTGCCKCATCGCAGCACAAACCTGCAGCCCTATASTAAAAGGGCTGCAGCCTCCAAGKTACAGTCTGCTGAYAAGCTGATGTACATTTGCACCGACCAGCTTGGCCTGGAYCAGGATTTTGATCAGAAGCAYATGGCCGATGGGAAACTGAARYTTGACGGTTTTWTATTGTGRATAGACGTGAGCAAAGGCTGCAATAGGAAATTTGAGGATCAGATGAAATTTGTCAACAGCCTTTATTCTCAAATGGTCAAATCGAAAAAGCCCATTGTCATTGCTGCAACTAAATGTGACGAGTGCATGGAGCAGTATCTAAGGGACCTTCAGGTGTTCGCTGCAAGCAAAAAGAACCTCCTGGTGGTAGAAACGTCYGCTCGATCTAGKATCAATGTAGACCTSTGTTTTAARGCGTTYACCCAGCAGATGGACAAAKCACGAGGCAAACCCAAAARCATTCCTTATTTGGAGGCCTARAAAGTTCAMKGACAGTTAGTAGCCACAGTGTCCGACAAGTTTGAAAAGAGGATTGTACAAACCGTCAGAGATTATCACACAAGTTGGAAAACAGTGAGTAACATGTTGAAAAACCACCCTGACTATGAGGAATACATCAACTTGGAAGGCACCCGAAAAGCTAGAAACACCCTCAACAAGCACATCGAACAGCTGAAGCAGGAACATatcaggaaaaggagggcagaatACTTCTCGAGCCTGCCAAAAATTCTCAATAACTTGCTCAACAACTTGGAAGAACTRGAGAACCTGAGCTGGTCYGAGGCTCAAAGCATCTTGAAGAGCAGGGCRGAGTTTCAWTTCTGGTTTGTGMTGCTGGAYCACACRCCGTGGGATGAGACGGACCAAATTGACAAAGTCAACGACAGAAGAGTGCCCTTTGATCTCCTCAAAACGTRGGAAGGGGAYAAGATTTWTCAGAACCATGTCCAYCATCTGTTCTCAGAGAAAAMACGGTTAGAAATGAAGYATAGATTCAAGAAGACYTTGGATKGAGTCCATTTCATCAGCCCTGGACAACCCTGGGAAGAGGTCATGTGTTTTGTCATGGAGGACGAGGCCTACAAGTATATCAGTGAATCTGATCGCAGGGATGTTTACAGCCAGCATCAGCAGGAAATAGTTGAAAGGGCCAAAGAGGAATTTCAGGAAATGCTTTTTGAACACGCKGAGCTGTTTTATGACCTTGATTTAAACGCCACCCCAAGCTGTGACAAAATGAGCGAGATCCACACTGTGCTCAACGAGGAGCCCAGATACAGAGCCCTGCAGAAACTGGCCCCGGACAGSGAGTCGCTTCTRCTCAAGCACATCGGGTTCGTCTACCACCCRACYAAGGAGACGTGTCTGAGTGGACAGAGCTGCGTTGACATYAATGTCGAGCAGGTACTGGCTAACAGGCTAGTTCAGCTGGACCARYGTCGCTCTAATCTCTACTATAACAGTGCCAACATTGATAAAGTRAATCTGTGTCTCTTGGGAAGGGAGGGTCTCGCACAAGAACTTGCAAATGAAATCCGAGCCCAGTCCACAGACGATGAGTACACCCTGGATGGGAAAATCTATGAACTGGAGCTTCTGCCTGTTGATGTCAACTCAACGTTGCTCTTTAGCCATACATGGGCGTCGACCTTCAAACCTCATGGAATCTTCTGTGTCTTCAGCTCCATAGAGTCGCTAAATTGTATTGGCGACTGCYTAGGGCGAATCAGGGSAGAGATTGCACAGAACAGGAGGGAGAGATACGCTCKYCCATTGCCATTCATTCTAATCCTAGCAAACCAGAGAGACAGTGTTTGCAAAAATATGCCTATCTTYAGGCATCAGGGCCAACAGCTTGCAAATAAGCTACAGTGCACCTTTGTAGARATACCRTCTGKTACRTRTCCYCGGAAGTTTAARGAGTTKCAAATTAAACAGGCTCTCAGAGGAGTATTAGAAGGACTAAAGCACAACTTTGATGTGATGAGCCCTCTGCCMTCCATCAAAGACATGTCAGAGACKGACTTGAGGATRGTTATGTGTGCCGTGTGTGGGGATCCATTRAGCGTYGACCTCATCCTRTCACCTTTCCTGGATTCACATTCCTGCAGCGCTGGGCAACCTGGCCAAAGTaacactctgatcctcaacaaaaTCATCGGCGACAGTCGCAGAAGAATACAGGTCACWGTCCTCTCCTACCACTCCTCCATCGGAATCAGGAAGGACGAGCTCGTCCATGGATACATCCTGGTCTACTCAGCAAAACGCAAGTCCTCCATGGCGATGCTCAGAGCTTTCCTGGCYGAGGTCCAAGARGTCATRCCTGTTCAAATGGTGGCCYTCACAGACAGTCAAGCKGACTTCTTTGAGAARGACSKAATCAAAGASCTCATGACTGAAGGGGAGCACATCGCTACYGAGATAACCGCCAAATTCACAGCTCTKTACTCTCTGTCTCAGTACCATCGMCAGACGGAAGTCTTCACYCCGTTCTTCAACGAGGTGCTAGAGAAGAAGAGCAGRATCGAGAGCGCCTTCATGTWRGACAGCTCTCGAGACTGCARGGGTGCGAGRGAAGATGTCTTCCCCCAGTCTCCCCACAGRCATTCCCCTGCTTACAYTTACTACCCTGACTCAGAGGARGACACKGAGGCRCCTCCYCCTTACAGCCCCATCGGGGARGACGTGCAGCTTCTTCCAACGTTTAGCGAACGTGGAAAGTGCAGGATCGATCTGGAGGGGAACGAGTACCCTGTCCATAGCACACCTSTKYGTGACCAKGAGCGCAACCACAGAGTGCCTCCCCCGGTTAGYCCCAAGCCTATACTARCCAAGRCCAACGTCAAGAAGRTGGACCCCAATCTCRTGAAGACCATRGAGGCTGGGATGAGGAGCAACAGACGACAACGCYGCCCCATGGCCCACGGTGAAGACGTRGAGGCGTCCGACAATTACGCAGACCCCYTAGACACTCTCCTGAAATCAAAYGGCTTRASCGACYACATCTACGCTGTCCCGGAGGACACCCASAGCAGGARRSTCAAAATGCGCAACTCGTTTGAGGGGCTTCACGTCTTACACGGGGACGAGGAGAACGGCTTCGACCACAAGGCGCAGGCCAGCAGGAGGCCCTCCAAGTATAAGCACCGCTCAAAAATACTCTTCAGCAAAACCAAGATGTACCACAGACGTGTCCACTCCGACGTCAGCGATGATGAGTCTGGGCCGGCcatgcagaagaagaagaagggcagggccCATCGGGGCAGCGAGGAAGACCCCCTGCTGTCCCCTGCGGACCCCTGGAAGGGAGGGATAGACAACCCTGCCATCACCTCCGATCCAGAGCAGGATGacatgaagaagaaaaagaagaaaacgcCAAAGACAAAGGAACCTAAAAAGGTAGGCATTCTGATTCATGATTACTATAACACAGATTCAGAATGGTCTGCTCTCATGATTACTATAACACAGATTCAGAATGGTCTGCTCTCATGATTACTATAACACAGATTCAGAATGGTCTGCTCTCATGATTACTATAACACAGATTCAGAATGGTCTGCTCTCATGATTACTATAACACAGATTCAGAATGGTCTGCTCTCATGATTACTATAACACAGATTCAGAATGGTCTGCTCTCATGCATTGAAGAAAATCAATGTTTGAACTATCACACTGAGAGTAAATGTGACTTGTACTTTCTGTTGAATGTTGCAACATCGCTTTCTCCTGGCCAAGCATGCACTCCCATTCCTTAGCAATTAACATGGGATATAACACAAGCAATGACAACATAATCACGGTTAAATATGACCGCCATTGttgaggagtgagaggagagttgGGCATCCCACTGTATTGTAGTCTGGTCTGTTAAAGGCATTTGGAGGAAGGCAGGGTTCCCAGGGTGTGGAGGAAGTGCACTGAGGCATGAATCAGTGGACAACTTTTatggtccaaatggcaccctattccctatatagtgcactacatttgaccaaagccctatggtctctgatcaaaagtagtacactatatagggaatagggtgacatttgggacataaAAGCTGTCCACTTCACATtttcactacagtactgtacagtaggtccACACTCACAATGACATTTCAAGGAGCTTACTTCATTCTTAATTTTGTAAAATGATTTTGTCTGCACATAACAGGACAATCATACACAAATGTTTTGGTTAATATCCAAACTTCATATATTAGAATCATGAATAGTTTTTCACTACAGTAGCACCACTGCCATTAAGTATACTCTCATTGTTTGAACATTTTGCTATCTTTGATAATCAGGCAACAGaacattaacaaaaaaaaccTGGGAACAAATTGTAAGTTCTTGCAAGGTGTTTTACACTTTCTTTTTCAATTAGAGCTTAAGTCTTGTGGGGAAGGACAAATCTTTTGAAGAATTGAAAGGATGAACTTCATTTCTGTAGTTTGTTTTGAAAACGATGCTATTAtgttttccttcaattcacagCCAAAATCCAAGGCCACAAAACCTTTGTACCCTCCCACACGGAGGAATTGGGAGAGCCACTACTTTGGTGTTCCCCTACAGAACCTGGTCACCCCAGACCGGCCAATCCCCTTGTTCATTGAGAAGTGTGTGGACTACATTGAACGCACTGGTAGGTTATTTCATATCAGTTCTCCCTCAACCCTGATTTGAGTTGTTGTTACTATTTGACTGTGTGAGCATGATcctgtggtagtgtgtgtgtgtgaaaacataGGCTACCCCAAATATGTATGCTATTTGGTCGGAATTCACTTGAGCCTTTTGTGGCTGCTGCTAACAAAATGTGGCATTCATTCATGCTGCCTTTTCACTATTAGCTGACAGTTCTTGGGATTTCAGTTGTGTGATAATATGATAACCCCTCTGCTCCAACTGACTGGCATGACCTTTATGACAGAACGTCATTGTGGTTGAGTTTACTGTTATTGCATTACAAACCACTGATTTCCAGAAAGAAGAGAGGATTCATTTATTACAGGTATAGTATGATTCCTTTTTAGATTCCCCGCCTGTTTGTATCGACTTAACTTGCTTAACATGTGCTTAAGCTCTTACTTAGCGCACTTGATCCTATTAATTGTTGGATCTCATGTAATGTTAGGGGTTAATCTAGTGATTCATTCGGCCCATGGATTTTAAACAAGCTTATTCACTGACATGCCCAGCTACATTTGTTCACAGTCCTTTAGTAGTCAAACGTAGCATTGTAGCAATATTGTTTCCCCTTGCAGTGAATCAAAGGGCTTGACTCGCCTTAGTTTCTGCAAAGTGCATCAGTCGCCAGATGTAAGCCATGACTGGGGAGAGAAGACTCCTCTAACTGCTTACACACTCAATTGAGGATTTCATTAAACGCTTCCTTTTCCCCCACTAATAAATTGTGTTTAATGGGGGTCAGAAGAGGGGAGGGCGATGACTGGGCATGGTGAATGATTAACTGGAATTTGATGTTGATGCATTTGGAAATCTCATTGGCCATTATTCTCTCACTCAATATTTTGAATGCAGCAGGAGAAATCTCCCTCTAGGTTATTCGTAATGATATCTGATTTGTAAATATGCAGTTTAACTTAGTGTCTGGAACTGGAAATGATATAAT is from Salvelinus sp. IW2-2015 unplaced genomic scaffold, ASM291031v2 Un_scaffold1544, whole genome shotgun sequence and encodes:
- the LOC112071195 gene encoding LOW QUALITY PROTEIN: rho GTPase-activating protein 5-like (The sequence of the model RefSeq protein was modified relative to this genomic sequence to represent the inferred CDS: substituted 1 base at 1 genomic stop codon); this translates as MAKNKEARPPTYAVSVVGLSGTEKEKGNCGVGKSCLCNRYVCSNADGYYTEHTSVLSTIDFGGRVVNNDHFLYWGEVPHRRDDGLEXKIQIIEQTEFIDDQTFLPHRSTNLQPYXKRAAASKXQSADKLMYICTDQLGLDQDFDQKHMADGKLKXDGFJLXIDVSKGCNRKFEDQMKFVNSLYSQMVKSKKPIVIAATKCDECMEQYLRDLQVFAASKKNLLVVETSARSXINVDLCFKAFTQQMDKXRGKPKXIPYLEAXKVXXQLVATVSDKFEKRIVQTVRDYHTSWKTVSNMLKNHPDYEEYINLEGTRKARNTLNKHIEQLKQEHIRKRRAEYFSSLPKILNNLLNNLEELENLSWSEAQSILKSRAEFXFWFVXLDHTPWDETDQIDKVNDRRVPFDLLKTXEGDKIXQNHVHHLFSEKXRLEMKXRFKKTLDXVHFISPGQPWEEVMCFVMEDEAYKYISESDRRDVYSQHQQEIVERAKEEFQEMLFEHAELFYDLDLNATPSCDKMSEIHTVLNEEPRYRALQKLAPDXESLLLKHIGFVYHPTKETCLSGQSCVDINVEQVLANRLVQLDQXRSNLYYNSANIDKVNLCLLGREGLAQELANEIRAQSTDDEYTLDGKIYELELLPVDVNSTLLFSHTWASTFKPHGIFCVFSSIESLNCIGDCLGRIRXEIAQNRRERYAXPLPFILILANQRDSVCKNMPIFRHQGQQLANKLQCTFVEIPSXTXPRKFKEXQIKQALRGVLEGLKHNFDVMSPLPSIKDMSETDLRXVMCAVCGDPLSVDLILSPFLDSHSCSAGQPGQSNTLILNKIIGDSRRRIQVTVLSYHSSIGIRKDELVHGYILVYSAKRKSSMAMLRAFLAEVQEVXPVQMVAXTDSQADFFEKDXIKXLMTEGEHIATEITAKFTALYSLSQYHRQTEVFTPFFNEVLEKKSRIESAFMXDSSRDCXGAREDVFPQSPHRHSPAYXYYPDSEEDTEAPPPYSPIGEDVQLLPTFSERGKCRIDLEGNEYPVHSTPXXDXERNHRVPPPVSPKPILXKXNVKKXDPNLXKTXEAGMRSNRRQRXPMAHGEDVEASDNYADPLDTLLKSNGLXDXIYAVPEDTXSRXXKMRNSFEGLHVLHGDEENGFDHKAQASRRPSKYKHRSKILFSKTKMYHRRVHSDVSDDESGPAMQKKKKGRAHRGSEEDPLLSPADPWKGGIDNPAITSDPEQDDMKKKKKKTPKTKEPKKPKSKATKPLYPPTRRNWESHYFGVPLQNLVTPDRPIPLFIEKCVDYIERTGLTTEGLYRVSGNKTDQDNIQKQFDQGKTQLQLSTHYFTCDPLTGMYFLFFSSVSFIIFTSSKYKDVEPTVKMEEVDGEELVKKFAEEMEGMLGRKMKSVKRLAEAAEDADLYHEFNATLE